The Bacteroidota bacterium genome includes the window GCCGCCGCTTGCCCTTCAGGTCGAAGGGGACGGGCTGGAGTATTTCCGGATCATCTCGACGCTCGGGCAGGTCCTCCTGAAGAAGGGTGGATGGGTATTTTTCGAGGTCGGGTTCGGGCAGGAAGCTGCGGTTTCGTCGATCCTGTCGGAAGCCGGATTTACCGGGGTTGAAAGTGTGCGCGATTACAGCGGCATCCTTCGAGTTGTCAAAGGGCAGCTCGCCCCATTGGGATGAGGGCGCTCATCCAGCGGGTCAGCCGTGCAAGCGTTTCAATCGGAGGAACGCTCCATGATGAGATCGGGCACGGCATGCTCATCCTCCTCGGGGTTTCTGCGGCGGACGATGAGGCGGCGGCAGATTCGCTCGCGCAGAAGTGCGCCCAGCTCCGGATATTTGACGACGGGGAGGGCAAAATGAACCGGTCGGTGAAAGAGGTGGAGGGGAGCACGCTCGTGATATCGCAGTTTACACTCTATGCCGACACGGCGAAGGGAAACCGTCCGAGTTT containing:
- the dtd gene encoding D-aminoacyl-tRNA deacylase, with translation MRALIQRVSRASVSIGGTLHDEIGHGMLILLGVSAADDEAAADSLAQKCAQLRIFDDGEGKMNRSVKEVEGSTLVISQFTLYADTAKGNRPSFIQAAKPELAEQLYGRFVENLRTELGEGRVRTGVFRAMMDVELTNNGPVTIMIESKNHAS